Proteins encoded within one genomic window of Flavobacterium sp. NG2:
- a CDS encoding MFS transporter: MKKVLFLIVIAQFLCTSLWFAGNAVLPELIVHLGLGKEFLAHSTSAIQLGFIIGTLFYALFSIADRYSPSWVFFVSAILAAIFNMWINVPQINVWGLLLFRFFTGFFLAGIYPIGIKIAADYYNSSLGKSLGYLVGALVLGTAFPHLIKGMAFNLPWQYVAYATSTFSVIGGFLIVLFIPDGPYRTKGTQFQLTTIYTAFRNKSLTAAAVGYFGHMWELYAFWTFLPLMLQFHQNLHPELNYSISLYSFGIIAIGSIACILSGYLSTFIGTEKLSKTILFLSGCCCLVSPFFIMIDSEFLFISFLLFWSFVVIADSPLFSTLVAQNAPSNIKGSVITIVNCIGFFITIISIQILQIVLEHMGNQYSYSILAIGPIVGLYYLRKLRKQ, translated from the coding sequence ATGAAAAAAGTATTATTCCTCATTGTCATTGCTCAATTTCTATGTACCTCCCTTTGGTTTGCAGGAAATGCTGTGTTACCCGAATTGATTGTTCATCTCGGACTAGGAAAAGAATTTCTTGCACATAGCACAAGTGCTATTCAATTGGGGTTTATTATTGGAACCTTATTTTACGCTTTGTTTTCAATAGCTGATCGTTACTCACCTTCTTGGGTATTTTTTGTAAGTGCTATTTTAGCTGCTATTTTTAATATGTGGATAAATGTACCACAAATCAACGTTTGGGGTTTGCTTTTATTTCGTTTTTTTACTGGATTTTTTCTCGCGGGTATTTACCCTATCGGAATCAAAATTGCCGCTGATTACTATAACAGCAGTTTAGGAAAATCATTAGGTTATTTAGTTGGTGCTTTAGTACTTGGCACTGCTTTCCCTCATCTTATTAAAGGGATGGCCTTTAACTTACCTTGGCAATATGTTGCTTATGCTACCTCAACATTTTCGGTAATTGGAGGATTCTTAATAGTTCTTTTTATTCCAGATGGTCCTTATCGTACTAAAGGAACACAATTTCAACTAACAACAATATACACCGCATTTAGAAATAAGTCACTTACAGCAGCCGCAGTTGGATATTTTGGTCATATGTGGGAACTTTACGCTTTTTGGACTTTCTTGCCTCTGATGCTACAATTTCATCAAAATCTACATCCCGAATTAAACTATTCTATTTCCTTGTACTCTTTTGGAATAATTGCAATAGGAAGTATTGCCTGTATTCTTAGCGGTTATCTATCAACTTTTATTGGAACCGAAAAGCTTTCTAAAACGATTTTATTTTTATCTGGTTGCTGCTGTCTTGTTTCTCCCTTTTTTATAATGATTGATTCAGAGTTTCTTTTTATTAGCTTTCTTCTATTTTGGTCTTTTGTAGTTATTGCAGATTCTCCATTATTTTCAACTTTAGTAGCCCAAAACGCACCAAGTAATATAAAAGGTTCCGTTATTACAATCGTAAATTGTATTGGTTTTTTTATTACAATTATTAGTATTCAAATCCTTCAAATTGTATTAGAACACATGGGAAACCAATATAGCTACTCAATCCTAGCTATAGGACCAATAGTGGGATTATATTATTTAAGGAAATTAAGAAAACAGTAG
- a CDS encoding cysteine synthase family protein, with protein sequence MKEEINAYNNVLELIGNTPLIKLNKVTENIEGNFYAKVEAFNPGHSSKDRIALYIIEEAERKGILSPGDTIIETTSGNTGFSLAMVSIIKGYNCVLAVSSKSSKDKIDMLRCLGAKVYVCPAHVAADDERSYYSVAKRLHEETQGSVYINQYFNQLNIDAHYNTTGPEIWKQTNGKITHLVACSGTGGTISGTAKYLKEQNPNIKILAVDAFGSVLKKYHETKEFDTDEIYPYRIEGLGKNLIPSATDFDVIDKFMKVTDEESAHSAREITRKEGLFVGYTSGAVLQAIKQYGDEGEFTKDSNVIAIFPDHGSRYMSKVFSDDWMNEQGFFDSVNEEETQKIELIK encoded by the coding sequence ATGAAAGAAGAAATAAATGCTTATAATAATGTTTTAGAGTTGATAGGCAATACACCGCTTATCAAACTAAATAAAGTAACCGAAAACATTGAAGGAAACTTCTATGCTAAGGTGGAAGCTTTTAATCCGGGTCATTCTTCTAAAGATAGAATCGCATTATACATTATTGAAGAAGCTGAGAGAAAAGGAATATTATCGCCTGGTGATACTATAATTGAAACAACTTCTGGGAATACTGGATTTAGTTTGGCTATGGTGAGCATTATCAAGGGGTATAATTGCGTTCTAGCTGTAAGTTCTAAATCATCTAAAGATAAGATAGATATGCTTCGTTGTCTTGGAGCAAAAGTATATGTTTGTCCAGCACATGTGGCTGCAGATGATGAACGTTCGTATTATAGCGTTGCTAAAAGATTACATGAAGAAACTCAAGGTTCAGTATATATTAATCAATATTTCAACCAATTGAATATTGATGCACATTACAATACTACAGGACCAGAAATATGGAAGCAAACTAATGGTAAAATCACCCACCTTGTTGCTTGTAGTGGAACTGGAGGAACTATTTCAGGTACAGCTAAATACTTAAAAGAACAAAATCCAAATATCAAAATTTTAGCAGTAGATGCTTTTGGGTCGGTATTGAAAAAGTACCATGAAACAAAAGAATTTGATACAGATGAGATTTATCCTTATCGTATTGAAGGATTAGGGAAAAATCTAATTCCATCGGCTACTGACTTTGATGTAATTGATAAGTTTATGAAAGTAACTGATGAAGAAAGTGCACATTCTGCAAGAGAAATCACTAGGAAAGAAGGTTTGTTTGTTGGATATACTTCAGGAGCTGTTTTACAAGCTATAAAACAATATGGAGATGAAGGTGAGTTTACTAAAGATAGTAATGTAATTGCTATTTTTCCAGATCATGGTTCAAGATACATGAGTAAAGTATTTAGTGATGATTGGATGAACGAACAAGGATTCTTTGATAGTGTTAATGAAGAAGAAACTCAAAAAATTGAATTGATTAAATAG
- a CDS encoding S9 family peptidase: MIDTIQAPSAKIIPTELEKFGDVRIDNYFWLNDRENPEVIDYLKQENEYYEGMTAHTKAFQNELYEEMKGRIKEDDESVPYLYNGYYYITRFETGKGYPIYARKKGSLTAKEEILFDCNVLAEGQAYFKLGGMSISPDNKLALFSTDVIGRRIYTIQVKNLETGEILEDRIEKVTGSAVWANDNKTFFYSSQDEVTLRADKILKHKLGTKHEEDVLVYFEKDDTFSVDVSKTKSRKYLTIEASSTLTTEYRILNADTPDGKFKMFQKRKRGVEYSINHYKESFYILTNKDDADNFKLMKTPEDATTSDNWEELIAHREDVLLENVEIFATYLVLEERTGGLNKIRIMSWDGKEEYYLPFGSETYTAYTSTNVDFETEILRYSYQSMATPSSIIDFNMRTKEKEVKKEQAVLGGKFDKNNYTEERVWATAQDGTKVPISMVYRKELKKDASNPLLLYAYGSYGHSMDAYFSSTRLSLLDRGFIYAIAHVRGGEDLGRQWYEDGKLLKKKNTFSDFIDCSTFVIEQKYTSPAHLYAEGGSAGGLLMGVIANEAPDLYNGIIAQVPFVDVMTTMLDDTIPLTTGEYDEWGNPNVKKYYNYMRSYSPYDNVKKQKYPNMYVSTGLHDSQVQYWEPAKWVAKLRTVKQDDTVLYLDTNMDAGHGGASGRFEALRELAKEFSFLLELEKK; encoded by the coding sequence ATGATAGATACCATACAAGCTCCTTCTGCCAAAATTATACCTACTGAATTAGAGAAATTCGGGGATGTTCGAATTGATAATTATTTTTGGTTAAATGACCGAGAAAACCCTGAGGTTATTGATTATCTAAAACAAGAAAACGAATATTACGAGGGAATGACTGCTCATACGAAAGCGTTTCAAAACGAATTGTATGAGGAGATGAAAGGCCGAATCAAGGAAGATGATGAGTCGGTTCCCTATTTGTATAATGGCTATTATTACATCACTCGCTTTGAAACAGGGAAAGGATATCCTATTTATGCTCGAAAAAAAGGGAGTCTTACGGCCAAGGAAGAAATTCTATTTGACTGTAATGTATTGGCTGAAGGACAAGCGTATTTTAAATTGGGCGGAATGAGTATTAGTCCGGATAATAAATTAGCTCTTTTTAGTACTGATGTTATTGGTAGACGTATTTATACGATTCAGGTTAAAAACCTAGAAACAGGAGAAATTTTAGAGGATAGAATCGAAAAAGTAACGGGTTCGGCAGTTTGGGCTAATGACAATAAAACTTTTTTTTATTCTTCGCAGGACGAAGTAACACTACGTGCAGATAAAATTTTGAAGCATAAATTAGGAACTAAGCATGAAGAAGATGTTTTAGTTTATTTTGAAAAGGATGATACTTTTAGTGTTGATGTATCTAAAACGAAATCCAGAAAATACCTTACCATTGAGGCAAGTAGTACTTTGACAACAGAATATCGTATTTTGAATGCTGATACACCTGATGGAAAGTTCAAAATGTTCCAAAAAAGAAAAAGAGGGGTAGAGTACAGCATTAATCATTATAAGGAAAGCTTTTATATTTTAACAAATAAAGATGATGCGGACAATTTTAAATTAATGAAAACGCCTGAAGATGCAACAACATCTGATAATTGGGAAGAGTTAATTGCGCACCGTGAAGATGTTTTGTTAGAAAATGTCGAAATATTTGCTACTTATTTAGTACTTGAAGAGCGGACAGGAGGTTTGAATAAAATCAGAATCATGTCATGGGATGGGAAAGAAGAATATTATTTGCCTTTTGGCAGTGAAACCTATACCGCTTATACGTCAACGAATGTTGATTTTGAAACTGAAATTTTACGTTATAGTTATCAGTCGATGGCAACACCTTCTTCGATTATTGATTTCAATATGCGAACAAAAGAAAAGGAAGTTAAGAAAGAGCAAGCAGTTTTAGGTGGAAAATTCGATAAAAACAATTATACAGAAGAAAGAGTTTGGGCTACAGCCCAAGATGGTACTAAGGTTCCTATTTCGATGGTGTACCGCAAGGAATTAAAGAAAGATGCGTCTAATCCATTGTTGTTGTATGCGTATGGTTCTTATGGACATTCTATGGATGCTTATTTTTCTTCAACACGATTATCATTGTTAGATCGTGGATTTATTTATGCTATTGCACATGTTCGTGGGGGTGAAGATTTAGGGAGACAATGGTATGAAGACGGAAAATTGTTAAAAAAGAAAAATACATTCTCTGATTTTATTGATTGTTCTACATTTGTTATCGAACAAAAATACACTTCGCCAGCACATTTGTATGCAGAGGGTGGTTCGGCTGGGGGACTCTTAATGGGGGTTATTGCAAACGAAGCTCCAGACTTATATAATGGTATTATTGCTCAAGTGCCTTTTGTAGATGTAATGACGACTATGCTCGATGATACAATTCCATTGACAACAGGTGAATATGATGAATGGGGAAATCCAAATGTGAAAAAGTATTATAATTATATGAGGTCTTATTCTCCTTATGATAATGTAAAAAAACAAAAATATCCTAATATGTATGTTTCAACTGGATTGCATGATTCGCAAGTGCAGTATTGGGAACCTGCAAAATGGGTTGCCAAATTAAGAACAGTAAAACAAGATGATACTGTTTTGTATCTTGACACAAACATGGATGCTGGTCATGGAGGGGCTTCAGGACGATTTGAAGCACTTAGAGAATTAGCAAAAGAATTTAGTTTTTTACTAGAATTAGAAAAAAAATAA
- the argB gene encoding acetylglutamate kinase has product MQNKPSVTLVKIGGNIIDDANELKHFLADFSKIEGHKVLIHGGGKSATKMAKSIGLVPQMVDGRRITDAAMLEVVVMIYAGQINKEIVAQLQANNTNAIGFSGADGNLIQSEKRNHPTIDYGFVGDVQKVNTPLLQTLITNGITPVFCAITHDQKGQLLNTNADTIASELAIALSEVFDVTLNYCFEKPGVLTDVDDDNSVILQINSELYAKLKEEGAIHSGMIPKLDNCFNSLSKGVQKIRIGHHKMLQNANAICTSIQL; this is encoded by the coding sequence ATGCAAAATAAACCATCTGTAACACTTGTGAAAATTGGCGGAAACATTATTGATGATGCCAATGAATTAAAACATTTTTTAGCTGACTTTTCAAAAATTGAAGGACATAAAGTACTCATTCACGGTGGTGGAAAATCGGCTACTAAAATGGCTAAAAGTATAGGCTTAGTTCCTCAAATGGTGGATGGACGCCGTATTACTGATGCAGCAATGCTAGAAGTAGTGGTGATGATTTATGCTGGACAAATTAACAAAGAAATTGTAGCACAATTACAAGCCAATAATACGAATGCTATTGGTTTCTCTGGAGCTGACGGAAATTTAATCCAATCTGAAAAAAGAAACCACCCAACTATTGATTATGGATTTGTAGGTGATGTACAAAAAGTAAACACACCGCTTTTACAAACGTTAATCACTAACGGCATTACTCCTGTTTTCTGCGCCATTACACACGATCAAAAAGGACAATTATTAAATACCAATGCTGATACTATTGCTAGTGAATTAGCTATTGCATTATCAGAAGTATTTGATGTAACCTTGAACTATTGCTTCGAAAAACCAGGAGTTTTGACTGATGTTGATGATGACAATTCGGTCATCCTACAAATCAATTCGGAGCTCTATGCTAAATTAAAAGAGGAAGGTGCCATACATTCTGGTATGATACCTAAATTAGACAACTGTTTCAATAGCTTGTCTAAAGGTGTTCAAAAAATAAGAATTGGACACCACAAAATGTTACAAAATGCAAATGCCATTTGCACAAGTATTCAATTATAA
- the argH gene encoding argininosuccinate lyase — translation MKLWEKGIPTDKQIEQFTVGNDRELDLVLAKYDALGSIAHAKMLGEIGLLTTDETNSLVAALNDIIADIAKGDFVIEDSFEDVHSKIEYLLTVKLGDAGKKIHTARSRNDQVMVDVNLYLKDVVTDLKQQVKTLFDLMMEMAEKHQNVLLPGYTHLQIAMPSSFGMWFSAYAETLIDDITMLNAALKVVDQNPLGSAAGYGSSFPINRTFTTKELGFETLKYNSVAAQMSRGKSEKTLAFAMSSVAATLAKFSMDVCVYMSQNFDFIGLPAHLTTGSSIMPHKKNPDVFELIRGKCNKIQALPYEITLITNNLPSGYHRDLQLLKEGLFPAIQNLQACLDISIFSIKDIKVKDNILNDKKYDYLFTVDTLNEMVVAGMPFRDAYKAVAEQLETGSYESPKATKHTHEGSINNLCLAEIKEKMNRAL, via the coding sequence ATGAAACTTTGGGAAAAAGGAATACCAACTGATAAGCAAATTGAACAATTCACTGTTGGGAACGATCGTGAACTAGATTTAGTTCTAGCTAAATACGATGCACTAGGATCAATTGCACACGCAAAAATGCTAGGTGAAATAGGTTTGCTAACCACTGACGAAACCAATTCATTAGTAGCCGCTTTGAATGATATCATTGCTGATATTGCTAAGGGAGACTTCGTAATTGAAGATAGTTTTGAAGATGTTCACTCCAAAATCGAATATTTACTTACTGTAAAACTTGGCGATGCAGGTAAAAAAATACATACTGCTCGTTCCCGTAATGACCAAGTAATGGTCGATGTAAACTTGTATTTAAAAGACGTTGTAACCGACTTAAAGCAACAAGTTAAAACCTTGTTCGACTTAATGATGGAAATGGCTGAAAAACACCAAAATGTGTTATTACCTGGATACACCCATTTACAAATTGCAATGCCGTCATCATTCGGAATGTGGTTTTCTGCTTATGCTGAAACTTTGATTGACGATATTACGATGTTGAATGCTGCATTGAAAGTAGTGGATCAAAATCCATTAGGTTCTGCAGCTGGTTATGGAAGCTCTTTTCCAATCAACAGAACTTTTACAACCAAAGAATTAGGTTTTGAAACGTTGAAATACAATTCGGTTGCCGCACAAATGAGTCGTGGTAAATCTGAGAAAACATTAGCATTTGCTATGAGTAGCGTTGCAGCTACTTTGGCCAAATTCTCTATGGATGTATGTGTGTACATGAGTCAAAATTTTGACTTCATAGGTTTGCCAGCACACTTAACAACGGGTTCAAGCATCATGCCTCATAAGAAAAACCCAGACGTATTTGAACTAATTCGTGGAAAGTGCAATAAAATTCAAGCTTTACCATATGAAATCACATTAATAACCAATAATTTACCAAGTGGTTACCACCGTGATTTACAGTTATTGAAAGAAGGGTTATTTCCAGCCATTCAAAACTTACAAGCTTGCCTTGATATTTCGATTTTCTCAATTAAAGACATTAAAGTAAAAGATAATATCTTAAACGATAAAAAATACGATTATTTGTTTACTGTTGATACCTTAAACGAAATGGTAGTAGCAGGTATGCCGTTTAGAGACGCTTACAAAGCTGTAGCCGAACAATTAGAGACTGGCTCATACGAATCACCTAAAGCAACTAAACATACACACGAAGGAAGTATTAACAACCTTTGTTTGGCTGAGATTAAAGAAAAAATGAATCGCGCTTTGTAA
- a CDS encoding M20 family metallo-hydrolase produces MKNQETLTKEAIQLLKNLIETPSFSSEEQQTAVLIEQWFIQNNIPFERENNNIWAYNKSFDKSKPTLLLNSHHDTVRPNQAYTKDPFKAIVEDGKLYGLGSNDAGGCLVSLLATFVHFYAAENLPYNIVIVASAEEESSGKNGLNSVLKHLPELECAIVGEPTLMQLAIAEKGLLVLDVKVKGTPSHAAHQNDDNAIYKTIAVMEWFKNYKFEKISEQLGPVKMTVTQINAGKQHNVVPSECDLVVDIRVNDCYNNTQILETVRANVEAEVNPRSMHLNASSIPEAHGLVQAGIALGRTTYGSPTLSDQSVLSCKSLKLGPGDTLRSHSADEFIYLNEIEEGIDLYIKILGDFLK; encoded by the coding sequence ATGAAAAACCAAGAAACACTTACTAAAGAAGCAATCCAATTATTAAAAAATCTGATTGAAACCCCTTCCTTTTCTAGCGAAGAGCAACAAACAGCCGTTTTAATAGAGCAATGGTTTATTCAAAACAACATCCCTTTCGAAAGAGAAAACAATAATATTTGGGCTTACAATAAATCATTTGACAAAAGCAAACCTACGCTTTTATTAAATTCACACCACGACACCGTACGTCCTAACCAAGCTTACACCAAAGACCCTTTCAAAGCAATCGTCGAAGATGGAAAACTATACGGTTTAGGAAGTAATGATGCCGGAGGATGCCTAGTTTCTCTTTTGGCTACTTTTGTACATTTTTACGCTGCTGAAAACTTACCATACAATATTGTTATCGTCGCATCGGCAGAAGAAGAAAGCAGTGGAAAAAACGGTTTAAACAGTGTTTTAAAACATTTACCAGAGTTGGAATGTGCTATTGTAGGGGAACCAACCTTAATGCAACTTGCGATTGCTGAAAAAGGATTGTTAGTACTTGATGTCAAAGTAAAGGGAACACCAAGTCATGCTGCACATCAAAACGATGACAACGCTATTTATAAAACCATCGCCGTTATGGAATGGTTCAAAAACTATAAATTCGAAAAAATATCTGAGCAATTAGGCCCCGTAAAAATGACTGTAACCCAAATCAATGCAGGAAAACAGCACAATGTAGTACCGTCAGAATGTGATTTGGTTGTCGATATCCGAGTAAACGATTGCTACAACAATACACAAATTCTAGAAACCGTAAGAGCTAATGTGGAAGCCGAAGTAAATCCTCGTTCGATGCATTTAAACGCCTCTTCAATCCCTGAAGCACATGGATTAGTTCAGGCCGGAATCGCGTTGGGTAGAACCACTTATGGCTCTCCTACCCTTTCAGATCAATCGGTTTTGAGTTGTAAATCTTTGAAATTAGGACCTGGAGACACATTGCGTTCTCACTCGGCGGATGAATTCATCTACTTAAACGAAATTGAAGAAGGAATTGATTTGTATATTAAAATCTTAGGGGATTTTTTAAAATAA
- a CDS encoding N-acetylornithine carbamoyltransferase: protein MNYISIKNIDNLSQWVQDALKIKKNPLKHKKLGKHKTLGMLFFNPSLRTRLSTQKAALNLGMNVMVMNFTSEGWTLEFEDGAIMSQGASEHIKEAAEVVSQYCDIIAIRAFAGLVEKDKDNAEIVLSGFLKHATVPIVNMEGATGHPLQSLADAITMEEFKTPHRPKVVLSWAPHPKALPQAVANSFVEMMQLQDADFVITHPEGYELNPEITKDSKIEYDQNKAFENADFIYAKNWSNYNEYGQITNADTNWTITAEKMALTNNAKFMHCLPVRRNVIVEDEVIDSENSIVIQQANNRTYAAQLVLQKILKNAK, encoded by the coding sequence ATGAACTACATTTCTATAAAAAATATCGACAACCTATCACAATGGGTTCAAGATGCATTAAAAATTAAAAAAAATCCACTAAAACACAAAAAACTAGGAAAACACAAAACCCTTGGAATGTTGTTTTTCAACCCTAGTTTAAGAACCCGTTTGAGTACTCAAAAGGCGGCTTTAAACCTAGGAATGAATGTAATGGTGATGAATTTCACCAGTGAAGGATGGACATTGGAATTTGAAGATGGTGCTATCATGAGCCAAGGTGCTTCTGAGCATATCAAAGAAGCCGCGGAAGTAGTTTCGCAATACTGTGATATCATTGCTATCAGAGCTTTTGCTGGTTTGGTTGAAAAAGATAAAGACAATGCCGAAATAGTATTGTCTGGTTTCTTAAAACACGCTACAGTGCCTATCGTGAATATGGAAGGTGCAACTGGCCACCCGTTGCAATCTTTGGCTGATGCTATTACGATGGAAGAATTCAAAACACCACACAGACCAAAGGTAGTCTTATCATGGGCTCCACACCCAAAAGCCTTACCACAGGCTGTAGCCAACTCTTTTGTGGAAATGATGCAGTTACAAGATGCTGATTTTGTGATTACCCATCCAGAAGGTTACGAATTGAATCCAGAAATCACCAAAGATTCCAAAATAGAATACGATCAAAACAAAGCTTTTGAAAATGCCGATTTCATTTACGCCAAAAACTGGAGTAATTATAACGAATACGGTCAAATTACAAATGCTGATACCAATTGGACAATAACTGCCGAGAAAATGGCTTTGACTAACAATGCTAAATTTATGCACTGTTTACCAGTTAGACGTAATGTTATTGTAGAAGACGAAGTAATTGATAGCGAAAATTCAATCGTGATTCAACAAGCAAATAACAGAACTTATGCCGCACAATTAGTACTTCAAAAAATATTAAAAAATGCAAAATAA